The DNA window GGCACGCGCGCGCTGCGCAACGATCCGATGACGGTGCTCGAAGCCGCGTTGCTGGCAGACGGCGTGCCACGCGACAAGCTCTATCCGCTCGACGTCGATCGCGCTTTCAAAAAGCTCGAACAGATCAAGCCGAACGTGACGGTCTGGTGGACCTCGGGCGGGCAGTCCGCGCAATTGCTGCACGACGGCGAAGTCGACATGACGATGATCTGGAACGGCCGAGCGAGCGCCGTAATGAAAGACGACCCGGATATCGCGTTCACCTATAACGACGGCATCCTGCAGAACACGCAGCTTTGCGTGCTGAAGAACGCGCCCAACCTCAACGACGCGGTCCGCTTCATCAACGCCGCGCTGTCGCCGGAATTGCAGGCGAATCTGCCGCTCTACATCGACTACGGACCGGGCAATCCGGCCGCGTTCAAGACCGGCAAGATCACTGAAGCCCGCGCGGCCCAGTTGCCCAGCTCGCCTGCAAACGCCGCGAAGCAGGCGTTGATGTCGGAGGATTGGTGGGCATCGGACGCGGGCATCCAGGCCAAGGCGCGCTGGCTCAAGTTCATGCAGTGAGCGGCCGCGATCAGTCATCCTGATTAAATCGTTCTTCACTTGCCGCGCACGGCGTCACGTGCGCGGCTCACTGATTCCAACGTGATCGACTATCTGATTCTGGGCGGCGGCTCCGCCGGCTGCGTGCTGGCCGCGCGCCTGTCGGAAGACGCAGGCACGAACGTATGCCTCGTCGAAGCGGGTCGCGATATCTCGGCTGCGACGATGCCGGACGCGATCCGCAGCCGTTACCCAGGACGCGCCTATCTCGACACGCGCAACATCTGGCGGCAACTCAAGGCGCGCATGCGCACGAGCGGCTCGCCCCGCCGGTACGAACAGGCGCGCCTGCTCGGCGGCGGTTCCGCGATCAATGCGCTGATGGCCAATCGCGGCGCGCCCGCCGACTACGACGAATGGGCATCGCTCGGCGCATCGGGCTGGGATTGGGAGTCGTGTCTGCCCTACTTCCGCAAGCTCGAAACCGATTGCGACTTTAGCGGACCGCGCCACGGCAGCGACGGACCGCTGCGGATCCAGCGCCCCGCCTGGGCGCGCATCTCGCCGTTCGTGCGCGCGGTGCTGCATACGCTCGATGAAAACGGCCATGCGCTGCACGACGATCAGAACGGACCGTGGCAAGACGGCACGTTCATCGGCTCGATCGGCGTGAGTGCGAACGGCGAGCGCCTGCCGACCTCCGTCTGCTATCTCGACGATGCGACCCGCGCCCGCCCCAATCTCACGATACGCACGGGTGAAGTCGCCGCGCGCATCCTGTTCGACGGCCGGCGCGCGTGCGGTGCGCGCATCGTCCGCGCGGACGGCACGAGCGAGGACGTGCGTGCGCGCCGGGTGATCGTGTCGTCCGGTGCGATTCATAGCGCCGCGTTGCTGTTGCGCAGCGGCGTCGGCCCCGCGCCCGAACTGAAGACGCACGGCATCGAAATCGTCGCGGATCGGGCGGGCGTCGGACGCAATCTGATGGAGCATCCTTCGATCGCCGTCTCCACGTTCCTGCCGCGCAACGCTCGCACGCCGTATCCCGACGAACATCACGAGCAGGCCGTCGTACGGTTTTCATCGGGGCTGCCCAACACCGTTCCCGGCGACATGCACGGCGCAATCCTGTCGCGCTCGGGGTGGCATTCGGTCGGCTATCGGCTCGGGACGCTGTTCTTCTGGGTCAATAAATCGTATTCGCGCGGACGGGTGACGCTCGCCTCGTCCGACGCGCACGATGAACCCCACGTCGATTTTGCGATGCTGTCCGATCCGCGCGATCTGGCGCGCCTGAAGCTCGCGCTGCGCTTCGGCGCGGCACAACTCGCCTCGCCTTCGCTGGCGGCGCATCGCGATGTGATCTTTCCATCGAGCTATTCGCCTCGCGTGGCGGCGGTGGCGGTGCCGGGTGTCTGGAATGCGCTGCAGCGCGGCGCGTTGAGCGGGCTGCTCGATATCGCCGGGCCGTTGCGCGGCACGTTGATCAAACGCGTGGTGACGCAAGGGGTCGGTATCGACGATCTGCTCGCCGACGATCGCGCCATGACGGAATTCGTCACGCGGTCGGTTGGCGGCACGTGGCACCCTTCAGGCACTTGCCGGATGGGTTCGCCCGATGATCCGCTGGCCGTGACCGATCAGCATGGCGCGGTGTATGGCGTCGACGGTCTGTACGTTTGCGACGCGT is part of the Paraburkholderia fungorum genome and encodes:
- a CDS encoding ABC transporter substrate-binding protein yields the protein MNIARLRRSMFPLRPLAMTLALSIVGIAGTAPAFAAGKITFVSQGGAYQEAQTKAILDPAATQLGITINQDSIPDAWPQIKAQGDTGKPVWDVVDTPTSNCLRGGRAGLLEKLDFSKMPNAAAVPDKYRTPYSVAYEFYSTVIGYNKKNLKKVPQSWKDFWDVKNFPGTRALRNDPMTVLEAALLADGVPRDKLYPLDVDRAFKKLEQIKPNVTVWWTSGGQSAQLLHDGEVDMTMIWNGRASAVMKDDPDIAFTYNDGILQNTQLCVLKNAPNLNDAVRFINAALSPELQANLPLYIDYGPGNPAAFKTGKITEARAAQLPSSPANAAKQALMSEDWWASDAGIQAKARWLKFMQ
- a CDS encoding GMC family oxidoreductase; this encodes MIDYLILGGGSAGCVLAARLSEDAGTNVCLVEAGRDISAATMPDAIRSRYPGRAYLDTRNIWRQLKARMRTSGSPRRYEQARLLGGGSAINALMANRGAPADYDEWASLGASGWDWESCLPYFRKLETDCDFSGPRHGSDGPLRIQRPAWARISPFVRAVLHTLDENGHALHDDQNGPWQDGTFIGSIGVSANGERLPTSVCYLDDATRARPNLTIRTGEVAARILFDGRRACGARIVRADGTSEDVRARRVIVSSGAIHSAALLLRSGVGPAPELKTHGIEIVADRAGVGRNLMEHPSIAVSTFLPRNARTPYPDEHHEQAVVRFSSGLPNTVPGDMHGAILSRSGWHSVGYRLGTLFFWVNKSYSRGRVTLASSDAHDEPHVDFAMLSDPRDLARLKLALRFGAAQLASPSLAAHRDVIFPSSYSPRVAAVAVPGVWNALQRGALSGLLDIAGPLRGTLIKRVVTQGVGIDDLLADDRAMTEFVTRSVGGTWHPSGTCRMGSPDDPLAVTDQHGAVYGVDGLYVCDASLMPSIPCANTNVPTIMIAEKVADGLRKADAGRAR